In the Kaistella sp. 97-N-M2 genome, one interval contains:
- a CDS encoding NAD(P)/FAD-dependent oxidoreductase: MNNNTNFDVIIVGGSYAGLSAALALGRSLRNVLIIDNGKPCNIQTPHSHNFLTQDGKTPKEISTRARRDIEQYETVKFYNGTAKIGVKTEDGFQIITSENERFTAKKLIFATGIKDEMPNIKGFAECWGISVIHCPYCHGYEYRHRNTAIIANGPKAFHLAAMVNNLSDKVTLLTNGKADFSVDELEKLAKRNVKIIEKTIHEIEHENGQLQNLIFEGGTKMPFDVAYGAVPFTQHSDIPAALGCELDDFGYLKIEAFQKTRVPNILVCGDNSNMMRSVANAVSSGNIAGAVANGELVNEQF, translated from the coding sequence ATGAACAATAATACAAATTTTGATGTAATCATCGTTGGCGGCAGTTATGCAGGATTGTCTGCAGCCCTGGCTTTAGGACGTTCTTTGCGAAATGTTTTGATCATCGACAATGGAAAACCGTGCAATATTCAAACTCCACACTCCCACAATTTTTTAACGCAGGACGGCAAAACGCCAAAAGAAATTTCAACGCGTGCCCGGAGAGACATTGAGCAATATGAAACCGTAAAGTTTTACAATGGAACCGCCAAAATTGGGGTAAAAACGGAAGACGGTTTTCAAATAATAACGTCTGAAAATGAGCGATTTACAGCAAAAAAATTAATCTTCGCTACCGGAATAAAAGACGAAATGCCGAACATTAAAGGTTTTGCCGAATGTTGGGGAATTTCTGTTATACATTGTCCCTACTGCCACGGATACGAATATCGCCACCGCAATACCGCAATTATAGCAAATGGTCCGAAAGCCTTTCACCTTGCCGCAATGGTAAATAACCTCAGCGATAAAGTTACACTTTTGACGAATGGTAAGGCAGATTTTAGTGTCGATGAATTAGAAAAATTGGCCAAACGCAATGTAAAAATCATCGAAAAAACCATCCATGAAATTGAACACGAAAACGGACAATTGCAGAATCTGATTTTTGAGGGAGGAACTAAAATGCCGTTCGACGTCGCCTATGGCGCAGTTCCGTTTACGCAACATTCGGATATTCCAGCGGCGCTGGGTTGCGAACTCGATGATTTTGGATATTTAAAAATTGAAGCTTTTCAAAAAACACGGGTGCCGAATATTTTGGTCTGTGGAGACAATTCGAATATGATGCGTTCTGTGGCCAATGCAGTTTCCAGTGGAAATATCGCCGGCGCTGTGGCAAATGGAGAATTGGTAAACGAACAATTTTAA
- the arr gene encoding NAD(+)--rifampin ADP-ribosyltransferase, with amino-acid sequence MDEIIDSSGEKAPTPFAQTYFHGTKVALKIGDHIKAGFSSNYGKRKNAKYIFLSATLDAAIWGAELSSGEGSGRIYLVEPTGEIENDPDLTDKKFPGNPTQSYRSIHPFKVVGEVTIWQGHSVEKVTAMKEALKKLNEMGIQSLND; translated from the coding sequence ATGGATGAAATTATTGATAGTTCTGGTGAAAAAGCGCCTACGCCATTTGCGCAGACTTACTTTCACGGAACTAAAGTGGCCTTAAAAATTGGAGATCATATTAAAGCAGGATTCAGTTCAAATTACGGAAAGAGAAAAAATGCGAAATACATTTTTCTCTCGGCCACCCTCGATGCTGCAATCTGGGGTGCGGAACTTTCCAGCGGCGAAGGTTCCGGAAGAATTTATTTGGTAGAGCCGACAGGAGAAATCGAAAATGACCCCGATTTAACAGATAAAAAATTTCCCGGAAATCCTACGCAATCCTATCGCTCGATCCATCCGTTTAAAGTTGTGGGCGAAGTCACGATCTGGCAGGGACATTCAGTTGAAAAGGTGACAGCGATGAAAGAGGCTCTCAAAAAACTTAATGAAATGGGTATTCAGTCCTTAAACGACTAA
- a CDS encoding alpha/beta hydrolase-fold protein translates to MPRIEHTDFYSHLLGMSLKVEVTGHYGHPILMFPTSQGQYTQNHDFKLNESINWFVDQGKVKLYNIETIDKFSFYDKNISPAERIRNYEMYVQFLIQEFVPYLQSLHSEHRIAVAGASFGGYHAANFAFRFPDVVSHMFCLSGAFSIRNFMDGYSSDLVYFNCPREFVRNDEAWKYSHMHIVLSTSDEDICLEQTKEMAGILASKGIDHWYDERKWINHDWPLWRMVFPMFMGKFFS, encoded by the coding sequence ATGCCGAGAATTGAACATACCGATTTTTATTCGCACCTTTTAGGAATGAGTTTAAAGGTTGAGGTGACCGGTCATTATGGTCACCCTATTTTAATGTTTCCCACATCACAGGGCCAGTACACGCAGAACCACGATTTCAAACTCAACGAAAGCATCAATTGGTTTGTAGATCAGGGAAAAGTAAAACTTTACAATATCGAAACCATCGATAAGTTCAGTTTTTACGACAAAAATATATCTCCGGCAGAGCGCATTCGAAATTACGAGATGTACGTACAGTTTTTAATTCAGGAGTTCGTGCCATATCTGCAAAGTCTCCATTCGGAACACCGTATCGCGGTCGCCGGCGCAAGTTTTGGCGGATACCACGCAGCAAATTTTGCTTTCCGCTTTCCGGATGTCGTGTCGCACATGTTCTGCCTGTCTGGCGCTTTTTCCATCAGAAATTTTATGGACGGTTACAGCAGCGATCTCGTTTACTTTAACTGTCCGCGCGAATTTGTGCGGAATGACGAAGCCTGGAAATACAGCCACATGCACATTGTTTTAAGCACGTCCGATGAGGATATCTGCCTGGAGCAGACAAAGGAAATGGCCGGAATTTTGGCTTCAAAAGGAATTGACCACTGGTACGACGAACGGAAATGGATCAACCACGACTGGCCGCTTTGGCGCATGGTTTTCCCTATGTTCATGGGCAAATTTTTTAGCTGA
- a CDS encoding dihydrofolate reductase family protein, producing MGKVIAAINMTLDGFCDHTAVTPDSEIHDHYTALLRGADLFLYGRITYQLMEFWRDLAKNPSGEKSMDDFAVVMDKLPKIVFSHTLTQFDWKSARLATKNIEEEILNLKQKSGMNIFIGSRSLIMQALKLNLIDELQLMVHPVVAGIGLPLFNDINEPINLTLVKTKTFSSGAVLFYYNPIKTGKTY from the coding sequence ATGGGAAAAGTTATTGCAGCAATTAACATGACGCTGGACGGCTTTTGCGACCATACCGCGGTCACTCCAGATTCAGAAATACATGATCATTACACCGCGCTTTTACGTGGCGCAGACCTCTTTCTTTACGGCAGAATAACTTACCAACTCATGGAATTTTGGCGCGATCTTGCCAAAAATCCCTCCGGTGAAAAGTCCATGGATGACTTTGCGGTGGTGATGGACAAACTTCCTAAAATTGTTTTTTCCCACACCCTCACGCAGTTCGACTGGAAAAGTGCGCGGTTGGCCACCAAAAATATTGAGGAAGAAATTTTAAACTTAAAGCAAAAATCTGGTATGAATATTTTTATTGGCAGCCGGAGTTTAATAATGCAGGCCTTAAAACTCAACTTAATTGACGAATTACAACTGATGGTTCATCCCGTCGTCGCGGGCATTGGTTTGCCGTTATTTAATGATATTAACGAGCCGATAAATTTAACGCTGGTGAAGACAAAAACTTTCAGCAGCGGTGCCGTGCTGTTTTACTATAATCCCATAAAAACCGGTAAAACGTATTGA
- a CDS encoding RimK family alpha-L-glutamate ligase, with the protein MAKKVGILFGMEDTFPWAFIDKVNEMGNGDVVAEAVMIDKLEQGADYGYAVIIDRISQDVPFYRAYLKNAALNGTYVVNNPFWWSADEKFFNNALMTKIGIPLPKTVLLPSNDRPTDTTEKSFRNLKFPHDWDYIFNYIGFPAYMKPHDGGGWKSVYRVENAEDMWHKLGETEQLVMMLQEEIVFQDYYRVYCLGKKYVHIMPYEPRNPHHLRYATTHQTEGKELEKLLKVIHDYTIKMNEELGYDFNTVEFAVRDGIPYAIDFCNPAPDADRNSVGEENFAWIVEHAAKFAIEKAKEYEPGKPNISWGKFVKDTINKS; encoded by the coding sequence ATGGCAAAAAAAGTAGGAATATTATTCGGTATGGAAGACACTTTTCCGTGGGCTTTCATTGATAAAGTAAATGAAATGGGCAACGGCGATGTGGTTGCAGAAGCCGTAATGATCGATAAATTAGAACAAGGCGCAGATTACGGATACGCGGTGATTATCGACCGGATTTCGCAGGACGTGCCTTTCTACAGAGCTTATCTGAAAAACGCAGCGCTGAACGGAACTTACGTAGTGAACAACCCTTTTTGGTGGAGCGCCGACGAAAAATTTTTCAACAACGCTCTGATGACCAAAATTGGAATTCCATTGCCGAAAACCGTCTTGCTGCCCAGTAACGACCGGCCGACAGATACTACCGAGAAATCCTTCCGAAATCTCAAATTTCCGCACGACTGGGATTATATTTTCAATTACATCGGCTTTCCTGCGTACATGAAACCCCACGATGGTGGCGGCTGGAAAAGCGTTTACCGCGTGGAAAACGCCGAAGACATGTGGCACAAACTGGGTGAAACCGAACAGCTCGTGATGATGCTGCAGGAAGAAATTGTTTTTCAGGATTATTACCGCGTGTATTGTCTCGGCAAAAAATACGTGCACATTATGCCGTATGAACCGCGGAATCCGCACCATTTACGATATGCAACAACGCACCAGACAGAAGGCAAAGAACTGGAAAAACTGCTGAAAGTGATCCACGATTACACCATTAAAATGAACGAAGAACTGGGCTACGATTTCAACACCGTAGAATTTGCAGTGAGAGACGGTATTCCCTATGCCATCGACTTCTGCAATCCAGCGCCGGACGCGGACCGCAATTCTGTGGGCGAAGAAAATTTTGCCTGGATCGTAGAACACGCCGCGAAATTCGCCATTGAAAAAGCGAAAGAATACGAACCCGGCAAACCAAATATTTCCTGGGGGAAATTTGTAAAAGATACCATCAACAAAAGTTAG
- the rlmF gene encoding 23S rRNA (adenine(1618)-N(6))-methyltransferase RlmF codes for MSADKNTPEKTRLHLRNKNRESYDLDALKVAVPQLAEHITPNKYGAESVDFANPVAVKLLNKALLHHYYGIKNWDFPEENLCPPIPGRADYLHHMADLLTQSNFGTVPPGDQITGLDVGVGANCIYPIIGVSEYGWNFIGSDIEPKSIESAMKIVAANPSLQDKIDLRLQENSEWFFAGIMSGEDKVDFTICNPPFHSSTEDAQKSSRRKVKNLSGKNTKRPPLNFAGISTELVYEGGEHTFIHNMIRESKEFAENCYWFSTLVSKKSNLKGVYRSLDEMEVSQVKTIPIGTGNKSSRIVAWSYLSKEAQKEWREARWKIVE; via the coding sequence ATGTCCGCAGATAAAAATACGCCCGAAAAAACACGGCTTCACCTTCGAAATAAAAACCGCGAAAGCTATGACCTGGACGCTTTAAAGGTTGCTGTACCGCAATTGGCAGAACACATTACCCCAAATAAGTACGGTGCAGAATCGGTCGATTTCGCAAATCCTGTGGCGGTAAAATTGCTGAACAAGGCACTGCTTCATCATTATTACGGCATTAAAAACTGGGATTTCCCTGAAGAAAATTTATGTCCGCCCATCCCGGGACGAGCAGATTATCTGCATCACATGGCGGACCTTTTAACGCAGAGTAATTTTGGCACTGTTCCGCCCGGAGACCAAATTACCGGTCTCGACGTTGGAGTTGGCGCAAACTGTATTTATCCGATTATTGGTGTGAGCGAATACGGGTGGAATTTTATCGGGTCCGACATTGAACCTAAATCGATAGAGTCCGCAATGAAAATTGTGGCCGCAAATCCTTCTCTTCAGGATAAAATTGACCTCCGTTTGCAGGAAAACAGCGAATGGTTTTTCGCCGGAATTATGAGTGGGGAAGATAAAGTTGATTTCACGATTTGTAATCCGCCCTTCCACTCTTCCACAGAAGATGCGCAGAAAAGTTCCCGAAGGAAAGTAAAAAATCTCTCCGGGAAAAACACAAAAAGACCGCCGCTTAATTTTGCGGGGATCAGTACAGAACTCGTGTACGAAGGTGGCGAACACACGTTTATTCACAACATGATCAGAGAAAGCAAAGAATTTGCAGAAAACTGTTATTGGTTCTCGACTTTAGTTTCAAAAAAATCCAATCTTAAGGGAGTTTACAGGTCTTTGGATGAGATGGAAGTCTCTCAGGTGAAAACTATTCCCATCGGTACGGGTAACAAATCCAGCCGCATTGTCGCCTGGTCCTACCTTTCCAAAGAAGCCCAAAAAGAATGGCGGGAAGCAAGATGGAAGATTGTAGAGTAA
- a CDS encoding cupin domain-containing protein, producing MKRNQFIGALLPLSAVPVLGFSRVILPAFRPKKVFKISSGEGRIHGSIKLKGVNSNILDVKVSGKDTEGDLAIFEQTSLSPGKGTPYHVHPDQDEIFHVTDGSYRFKVGDDLFDLTVGDSIFLPRAVPHAWTQISAKGKMTVTVQPAGKLENFFVTMAALDHEPTPSEIAKIFSDNEMQVVGPSLKNLLTILPGKFRSVPHFISYD from the coding sequence ATGAAAAGAAATCAGTTCATCGGAGCCCTTCTGCCTCTAAGTGCAGTTCCGGTTTTGGGTTTTTCAAGAGTTATTTTACCCGCCTTCAGACCTAAAAAAGTCTTTAAAATTTCTTCCGGTGAAGGCAGAATCCACGGATCGATTAAACTGAAAGGCGTCAATTCCAACATTCTAGATGTAAAAGTTTCGGGTAAAGATACCGAGGGCGACCTTGCCATTTTCGAGCAGACATCGCTATCTCCAGGTAAAGGAACGCCGTATCATGTACATCCGGACCAGGATGAGATTTTTCACGTTACCGATGGGTCCTACCGTTTTAAAGTGGGCGACGACCTATTCGATCTGACGGTAGGTGATTCGATATTTCTTCCCCGGGCGGTGCCGCATGCCTGGACCCAAATCTCAGCAAAAGGTAAAATGACCGTAACTGTGCAGCCCGCCGGTAAACTGGAGAATTTTTTTGTAACGATGGCTGCTTTAGATCACGAACCTACTCCGTCCGAGATTGCTAAAATTTTTTCCGATAATGAAATGCAGGTAGTTGGTCCGTCTCTAAAAAATCTGCTGACAATTCTACCTGGCAAATTCCGCAGCGTGCCTCATTTTATTTCTTACGATTGA
- a CDS encoding heme-binding protein: MNITLEQAEKIIAAAQNKAKEINTKMNIAVVDAGANLVAFARMDGAWLGSLDISIKKAKTARFFDMNSGSIGELSQPGGSLYNIEHSNNGLITFPGGIPLKNSDGEIIGAVGVSGSTVENDHAVAEAGSKSL; the protein is encoded by the coding sequence ATGAACATTACATTAGAACAGGCTGAAAAAATAATTGCAGCCGCACAAAACAAAGCAAAAGAAATTAATACCAAAATGAATATCGCGGTCGTTGATGCCGGTGCAAACCTCGTCGCTTTTGCGCGGATGGACGGTGCATGGCTCGGCTCCTTGGATATTTCCATTAAAAAAGCCAAAACAGCACGTTTTTTCGATATGAACAGCGGCAGTATTGGCGAACTCTCCCAACCGGGTGGCTCTTTGTACAATATCGAACATTCAAATAACGGCCTTATTACTTTCCCAGGCGGAATTCCGTTAAAGAACAGCGATGGTGAAATCATTGGCGCCGTCGGCGTAAGCGGAAGTACGGTTGAAAATGATCATGCCGTTGCCGAAGCAGGTTCAAAATCCCTGTAA
- a CDS encoding acetyl-CoA carboxylase biotin carboxylase subunit family protein, whose amino-acid sequence MMEKTIVCISCYYKGYDFMDEIKNLGNKVILITSENIKEKNWPWHAIDEVYYMPEIEPSVWNLDHLVQGFSHLMKDNKIDAVIALDDYDVEKAALVRETFRIPGMGQTTHRYFRDKLAMRQLAKDSGIVAPQYSSIFNNEVVSEFTAKNPAPWVLKPRSEASATGIIKIKSQEELWPAIERLGDQRHLFLLESFKPGDVFHVDSLVYKKEIVFTSTSQYLSPPMAVSHEGGVFRTKTLSRYSDEFKALDEANSKVLKSFGLVNGATHTEFIRGKEDKKWYFLETSSRVGGAHIPDLVEASSGINLWREWARIENAVLKNLDYEVAKPTGFSAGLIIALVKDQKPNYDDFNCEEIVRFLPLDYHIGIVYKSDSKEKIEHRLDEAAEKITKDFLNILPPKSKPGS is encoded by the coding sequence ATGATGGAGAAAACGATCGTCTGTATTTCCTGTTATTACAAGGGTTACGATTTTATGGACGAAATAAAGAATCTCGGCAATAAAGTAATCCTCATCACTTCCGAAAACATTAAAGAAAAAAACTGGCCCTGGCACGCTATCGACGAAGTTTATTACATGCCCGAAATTGAGCCTTCGGTTTGGAACCTGGATCATTTGGTTCAGGGATTTTCGCATTTAATGAAAGACAATAAGATCGACGCGGTAATTGCGCTGGATGATTACGATGTGGAGAAAGCCGCACTCGTTCGCGAAACCTTCCGCATCCCAGGCATGGGACAGACAACGCACCGATATTTTCGCGATAAACTCGCCATGCGACAGCTGGCAAAAGATTCCGGCATCGTCGCCCCGCAATATTCTTCAATTTTCAATAACGAGGTCGTCAGCGAATTTACGGCGAAAAATCCCGCGCCCTGGGTTTTGAAACCGCGGTCGGAAGCTTCGGCCACGGGAATTATCAAAATTAAATCTCAGGAAGAACTTTGGCCGGCAATCGAAAGACTTGGCGATCAGCGTCATTTATTTTTGCTTGAAAGTTTCAAGCCCGGCGACGTTTTTCATGTGGACAGTTTGGTTTATAAAAAAGAAATCGTCTTTACTTCCACTTCGCAATATCTTTCGCCACCCATGGCGGTTTCTCATGAAGGCGGCGTTTTCCGCACGAAGACATTAAGCCGATATTCCGACGAATTTAAAGCACTGGACGAAGCCAATTCGAAAGTCTTGAAAAGTTTTGGCCTGGTGAATGGTGCCACGCACACGGAATTTATTCGCGGAAAAGAAGACAAAAAATGGTATTTTCTGGAAACCTCTTCGCGCGTGGGCGGCGCTCACATTCCCGACCTGGTGGAGGCTTCCAGCGGAATTAACCTGTGGCGCGAATGGGCCCGCATCGAAAATGCAGTCCTTAAAAATCTGGACTACGAAGTTGCAAAACCCACGGGATTTTCCGCAGGACTCATTATCGCCTTGGTTAAAGACCAAAAACCTAATTACGACGACTTCAATTGCGAAGAAATCGTGCGGTTTCTTCCGCTGGATTATCATATCGGAATCGTTTATAAATCCGACAGCAAGGAAAAAATTGAGCATCGGCTGGATGAAGCAGCAGAAAAAATAACGAAAGACTTTCTAAATATTCTGCCACCCAAATCCAAACCAGGTTCCTAA
- a CDS encoding type 1 glutamine amidotransferase, giving the protein MKEIKVALLDMNNHHVNQGMRNIKEISEAFKENADEAVSIEVFDVRYKNEIPVVSGFDIFISSGGPGNPHKEGYEWEEKYAAFLNEIWEHNKTHDNKKFLFLICHSFQVASIHWGLGNICKRKSYSFGVMPIHKTREGSKDFLLQNLPLPFYAVDSRGYQFIEADNARLKEMGMRIMALEKVRPHIHLERAVMAIRFSNEIFGTQFHPEADPKGMLENLKDDKNREAMIENYGLEKYLQTVDRMDDPEKIILTQAQILPRFLQHAAKEVLKCELA; this is encoded by the coding sequence ATGAAAGAGATCAAAGTGGCCCTGCTCGACATGAATAATCATCATGTAAACCAAGGGATGCGCAATATAAAAGAAATTTCCGAGGCCTTCAAGGAGAACGCAGATGAAGCCGTTTCTATTGAAGTTTTCGATGTGAGATACAAAAACGAAATACCGGTTGTAAGCGGTTTCGATATTTTTATTTCTTCGGGAGGTCCGGGAAATCCGCACAAAGAAGGTTACGAATGGGAAGAAAAATACGCAGCATTTTTAAATGAAATTTGGGAGCACAACAAAACGCACGATAACAAGAAGTTTCTTTTTTTAATTTGCCATTCCTTTCAGGTGGCCAGCATTCATTGGGGTTTGGGAAATATCTGCAAACGTAAATCCTACTCTTTCGGCGTAATGCCGATACATAAAACCCGGGAAGGCAGTAAAGATTTTTTACTGCAGAATTTGCCGCTACCCTTCTACGCGGTAGATTCCAGAGGTTATCAGTTTATTGAGGCAGACAATGCCCGCCTGAAAGAAATGGGCATGAGAATAATGGCATTGGAAAAAGTTCGTCCACATATCCATCTGGAGCGCGCGGTGATGGCGATTCGGTTCTCCAACGAAATTTTTGGCACCCAGTTTCATCCGGAAGCAGATCCAAAAGGAATGCTCGAGAATTTAAAGGACGATAAAAACCGCGAGGCTATGATTGAAAACTATGGTCTGGAAAAATACCTGCAAACCGTGGACAGAATGGATGATCCGGAAAAAATTATCCTCACGCAGGCACAAATTCTGCCGCGCTTTTTGCAGCACGCCGCCAAAGAGGTTTTGAAGTGTGAACTGGCCTGA
- a CDS encoding carboxylate-amine ligase, whose amino-acid sequence MHQFTIGVEEEYQIIDVETRDLVSHVSKIIEGGKATLQENLKHEMHESVIEMETGICNNIQEVKAELTDLRKRLIKVAHENNLRVSGGGTHPFSRWQDNQITKQERYDKIILDLGDVARSNLIFGLHVHIGIPNREEGIRIQNVMRYFLPHVYALSTNSPFWVGRNTGFKSYRQEVFVKFPRTGIPSYFSSVAEFDAYIELMIKTGTIDNAKKIWWDLRVHPFYPTIEFRICDMPLRVDETVCLAAIMQCLVAKIYKLHEQNMSFRSYRRLLLNENKWRASKDGIHAHLIDFGKETSVPYCDLLKELLNFIDDVADELGCRDEIEYAWEILKNGTGADRQLAVYEQTGDLKAVVDYMISETEYGITYD is encoded by the coding sequence ATGCATCAATTTACCATTGGCGTTGAAGAAGAATACCAAATTATCGACGTGGAGACGCGGGACCTTGTTTCGCACGTGTCCAAAATCATCGAAGGCGGAAAAGCCACCTTACAGGAAAATTTAAAGCACGAAATGCACGAATCGGTGATCGAGATGGAAACCGGTATCTGCAACAATATTCAGGAAGTGAAAGCCGAACTCACTGATCTCCGCAAAAGACTTATTAAAGTTGCGCACGAAAACAATCTGCGCGTTTCCGGCGGCGGCACGCATCCTTTTTCGCGGTGGCAGGACAATCAGATCACGAAACAGGAACGTTATGACAAGATTATTCTAGACCTGGGTGACGTAGCTCGTTCAAATCTGATCTTCGGTCTGCACGTGCACATTGGAATTCCGAATCGTGAAGAAGGCATCCGAATCCAAAATGTGATGCGCTATTTTCTGCCGCACGTTTACGCCCTTTCCACCAATTCGCCCTTTTGGGTGGGCCGGAATACGGGTTTTAAATCTTACCGGCAGGAAGTTTTCGTAAAATTTCCGCGTACCGGAATCCCAAGTTATTTCAGTTCCGTGGCGGAATTCGACGCGTATATCGAACTAATGATCAAAACAGGCACGATTGACAACGCAAAGAAGATTTGGTGGGACTTGCGGGTGCATCCCTTCTACCCAACAATCGAGTTCCGGATCTGCGATATGCCTTTGCGGGTGGACGAAACTGTATGTTTAGCTGCGATCATGCAGTGTTTGGTCGCGAAGATCTACAAACTACACGAGCAGAATATGAGTTTCCGCAGTTACAGAAGGCTGCTGCTTAACGAGAATAAATGGCGCGCCTCCAAAGACGGCATCCACGCACATCTTATCGATTTTGGAAAAGAAACCAGCGTTCCCTACTGCGACCTGCTGAAAGAACTCCTTAATTTTATCGATGATGTTGCAGACGAACTGGGGTGCAGAGATGAAATTGAATATGCCTGGGAAATTCTGAAAAACGGAACCGGGGCGGACCGTCAGCTGGCGGTTTACGAACAAACCGGCGATCTGAAAGCCGTAGTGGATTACATGATTTCGGAGACAGAATACGGAATAACATACGATTAA
- a CDS encoding alpha/beta fold hydrolase has product MEPKTAHSLAFTNGYSNVNGLKMYYEIYGDGKPLVLLHGGGSTIQTTFEKVIPLLAKNRKIIAVEAKAHGRTGDRDAAVTFEQDADDVAALLKNLNIQRADFFGFSNGGTTTLQIALRHPNLSDKIILGSALAKRSGVPNWFWDFMSKASLENMPEQLQEAYRKVAQDPNALVVMHNKDAKRMVNFEDIPEEQIKAIKSPTLIINGDKDVVTVEHALELHRQIAGSDLAIIPGGHGEYIGEITTLTPDFKETDLIVPLIEKFLDKKSEDQT; this is encoded by the coding sequence ATGGAACCAAAAACAGCGCACAGTCTTGCTTTTACCAATGGTTACTCCAACGTGAATGGCCTGAAAATGTATTACGAAATTTACGGCGACGGAAAACCACTAGTCCTGCTGCACGGTGGCGGCTCTACCATCCAGACTACTTTTGAAAAAGTGATTCCACTGTTGGCTAAAAACCGCAAAATAATTGCGGTGGAAGCGAAGGCGCATGGCCGTACGGGCGACCGCGATGCAGCCGTTACCTTTGAACAGGATGCCGACGACGTTGCAGCGCTTCTCAAAAATTTAAATATTCAGCGGGCTGATTTTTTCGGCTTTAGCAATGGCGGTACCACAACTTTACAGATTGCGCTCCGACATCCAAATTTATCCGACAAAATAATTTTGGGCTCTGCCCTGGCAAAAAGGAGCGGAGTCCCGAACTGGTTCTGGGATTTTATGTCGAAGGCCAGTCTGGAAAACATGCCCGAACAGTTGCAGGAAGCCTACCGCAAGGTTGCCCAAGACCCAAACGCTTTAGTGGTGATGCACAACAAAGATGCAAAAAGGATGGTTAATTTTGAAGATATTCCCGAGGAACAGATTAAAGCGATAAAATCGCCCACCCTCATCATTAATGGGGATAAAGATGTAGTGACCGTAGAACACGCCTTGGAACTTCACCGACAAATCGCCGGTTCCGACCTGGCCATCATTCCCGGTGGTCATGGGGAATACATCGGGGAAATTACAACGCTCACGCCGGATTTTAAAGAGACCGATCTTATTGTTCCCCTAATCGAAAAATTCCTCGACAAAAAATCTGAAGATCAAACTTGA